In one window of uncultured Fusobacterium sp. DNA:
- a CDS encoding helix-turn-helix transcriptional regulator, translated as MKDVLLEFLENSFDNKKLKKSRLKRKLSLAEVADKTGIPTTTLQRYEDGVTKKVPFEAIKKLCKLYKTDYNCYYTWTSFPLFGTLGGMLISLFFGVSVNSLQNGTIIGGLLGFTSMMGVEKIFTNLSSKKQNPKKIIYDSLTKEEKKRYKNFKTIATTHLETDEIIDDVEKEEVDNLLFAVYMMHEIRKKEKRKNVELKEAETIDEKEE; from the coding sequence ATGAAAGATGTATTATTAGAATTTTTGGAAAATTCTTTTGATAACAAAAAATTAAAAAAAAGTAGATTAAAAAGAAAACTTAGTTTAGCAGAAGTAGCAGATAAAACAGGAATTCCTACAACTACTTTACAACGCTATGAAGACGGAGTAACTAAAAAAGTCCCTTTTGAAGCCATAAAAAAATTATGTAAGCTTTATAAAACTGATTATAATTGTTATTATACTTGGACAAGTTTTCCACTTTTTGGTACTTTAGGTGGGATGCTAATAAGTTTATTTTTTGGAGTATCCGTTAATTCTCTTCAAAATGGGACAATAATAGGGGGACTTTTAGGATTTACTAGTATGATGGGAGTAGAAAAAATTTTTACAAATTTATCAAGTAAAAAACAAAATCCTAAAAAAATAATATATGATTCTTTAACAAAAGAAGAAAAAAAAAGATATAAAAATTTTAAAACTATAGCCACAACACACTTAGAAACTGATGAAATTATTGATGATGTTGAAAAAGAAGAGGTTGATAATCTACTATTTGCTGTATATATGATGCATGAAATAAGAAAAAAAGAAAAAAGAAAAAATGTAGAATTAAAAGAAGCAGAAACTATTGATGAAAAAGAAGAATAA
- a CDS encoding ShlB/FhaC/HecB family hemolysin secretion/activation protein — protein sequence MAAELSYAIRPPSNEINVEKRREEQERLRYIQEISKSKIQRKNELNEIIEPAEEKGSEIKKIIIKGNSVVSSFDLKIIAKKYIGKKGGANIINLLKEIENTYLKRGYVAARVKIDMENSNFKEGMAAYKILEGNIEKIAFKKPVLYEKEKITFSFPCKEGDVVNIKDLDQGIDNLNSVSSNNAKFNLIPGENLGGTIIEIENKKSKRVSGNINYNNLGQSSTGEERGKVSLTFDDILGFNDSLTGVYQKKLGRNNDERDSENFSFYYKVPYKYWEFMVSKDQSEYLSTIHALNTKYKSDGISKNINYGVRRVINRNDESKTDVGITLTNKETKNYIEDIKLITSSRNLSILKFDLNTQRKLWNGILYGNIGYHRGLDRFRAESDHDKEKDVPKAQFTKYTMDLNWYKPFQIKNQNFTYRFGFSGQYSDDILYSSEKLGIGDDTTVRGFKENSIMGDKGFYIRNELSCSYKIFEPFIAYDTGRVKDVYKDEFYRKNGNEMSGISIGLRTYYKGFVGSITYSKPLSAPSYIEKNPQEVYISISYSF from the coding sequence TTGGCAGCGGAATTATCTTATGCAATAAGACCTCCGTCAAACGAGATTAATGTTGAAAAAAGAAGAGAAGAACAGGAAAGACTTAGGTATATTCAAGAAATTTCAAAATCTAAAATTCAAAGAAAAAATGAATTAAATGAAATTATTGAACCAGCAGAAGAAAAAGGAAGTGAAATTAAAAAGATTATAATCAAAGGAAATTCGGTAGTATCTTCCTTTGATTTAAAGATAATCGCTAAAAAATATATAGGAAAAAAAGGCGGAGCAAATATAATAAATCTTTTAAAAGAAATAGAGAATACATATTTAAAAAGGGGATATGTTGCTGCAAGAGTAAAGATTGATATGGAAAATTCAAACTTTAAAGAAGGTATGGCAGCATATAAAATACTAGAAGGAAATATAGAAAAAATAGCTTTTAAAAAACCTGTTTTATACGAAAAAGAAAAAATAACTTTCTCTTTTCCTTGTAAAGAAGGAGATGTTGTAAATATAAAAGATTTAGATCAAGGAATAGATAATCTTAACAGTGTTTCATCTAATAATGCAAAATTTAATCTTATTCCAGGAGAAAATCTTGGAGGAACAATTATAGAGATTGAAAACAAAAAATCAAAAAGAGTGTCAGGAAATATAAATTATAATAACTTAGGACAGTCTTCCACAGGAGAAGAAAGAGGAAAAGTCTCTTTAACTTTTGATGATATTTTAGGTTTTAATGATTCATTAACAGGAGTTTATCAAAAAAAACTTGGAAGAAATAATGATGAAAGAGATAGTGAAAATTTTTCTTTTTATTACAAAGTTCCGTATAAATATTGGGAATTTATGGTAAGTAAAGACCAATCTGAATATTTGAGTACAATTCATGCTCTTAATACAAAATATAAATCAGATGGTATTTCCAAAAATATAAATTATGGTGTAAGAAGAGTTATAAACAGAAATGATGAAAGTAAAACAGATGTAGGAATAACTCTTACAAATAAAGAAACTAAAAACTATATAGAAGATATAAAACTTATTACAAGTTCAAGAAACCTTTCTATATTAAAATTTGATTTAAATACTCAAAGAAAATTATGGAATGGAATTTTATATGGAAATATAGGTTACCATAGAGGACTTGACAGATTTAGAGCAGAAAGCGACCATGATAAAGAAAAAGATGTCCCAAAGGCACAATTTACAAAATATACAATGGATTTAAACTGGTATAAACCGTTCCAAATAAAAAATCAAAATTTTACTTATAGATTTGGCTTTAGTGGACAATATTCTGATGATATTTTATATTCTTCAGAAAAGTTAGGAATAGGAGATGATACAACAGTAAGAGGGTTTAAAGAAAACTCTATAATGGGAGATAAAGGATTTTATATAAGAAATGAACTAAGCTGTAGTTATAAAATATTTGAACCTTTCATAGCCTATGATACAGGTCGTGTAAAAGATGTATATAAAGATGAATTTTATAGAAAAAATGGTAATGAAATGAGTGGTATTTCTATTGGGTTGAGAACTTATTACAAAGGGTTTGTTGGAAGTATTACATATTCTAAACCTCTTTCAGCTCCAAGTTACATAGAAAAAAATCCTCAAGAAGTTTATATCAGCATAAGTTACAGTTTTTAA
- a CDS encoding tyrosine-type recombinase/integrase: MAEKINLKNYLLPGRIRKKDGYYHLIIDTIHPITKEKIRHSESTKLKVIEESKRKNLENENEARYRLKLFRKKWSRFYFSDSKNEIEDIYFTDYLKQWLNSIKAGLEPNTVRGYTMNIERKIIPYFESKKILLKDLKAKHIQEFYTYCLNEKKLNPNTVIRYHANIRKCLQTALKQELVTSNQADLVDKPKKRKYIAKTLLPDETFEILSYIKGTHLELPTFFSIYYGLRRSETAGLLWSNIDFKNKKMTIGNSLIEGEKRELLNRKKLKTKSSYRTIELIPEVENFLLNLKERQNHFKDMFKSSYNKKYLDNICVKENGDLIKLDYITKKFKEITQKLGYEDVHFHCLRHSFSTNMYNGGMDMKELQAWLGHSSISTTMDTYSHLLDKKIKKSAKIVEEVMKKKDDESNTDEK; this comes from the coding sequence ATGGCAGAAAAAATCAATCTTAAAAATTATTTACTTCCAGGAAGAATAAGAAAAAAAGATGGATATTACCATTTGATAATTGATACTATTCATCCAATAACAAAAGAAAAAATAAGGCATTCGGAGAGTACAAAATTAAAAGTAATTGAAGAAAGCAAAAGAAAAAATTTAGAGAATGAAAATGAGGCTAGATATAGATTAAAACTTTTTAGAAAAAAATGGAGTAGATTTTATTTTTCTGATTCTAAAAATGAAATCGAGGATATTTATTTTACAGACTATTTAAAACAATGGCTAAATTCTATAAAAGCTGGTTTAGAACCAAATACTGTTCGTGGCTATACTATGAATATTGAAAGAAAAATAATCCCATATTTTGAATCTAAAAAAATTTTATTAAAAGATTTAAAAGCTAAGCATATACAAGAATTTTATACTTATTGCTTGAATGAGAAGAAATTAAATCCTAATACAGTTATAAGGTATCATGCAAATATTCGTAAATGTCTTCAAACTGCTTTAAAACAAGAATTGGTAACTTCAAATCAAGCTGATTTAGTAGATAAACCTAAAAAAAGAAAATATATTGCTAAAACTTTATTGCCTGATGAAACATTTGAAATTCTTAGTTATATTAAAGGGACACATTTAGAATTACCTACTTTTTTTAGTATTTATTATGGTTTACGACGAAGTGAGACTGCAGGACTTTTATGGAGCAATATAGATTTTAAAAATAAAAAAATGACTATTGGAAATTCTTTGATAGAAGGAGAAAAAAGAGAACTTTTAAACAGAAAAAAATTAAAAACAAAATCAAGTTATAGAACTATAGAATTAATTCCTGAAGTTGAAAATTTTTTACTAAATCTAAAGGAAAGACAAAACCATTTTAAAGATATGTTTAAAAGTTCATACAATAAAAAATATCTTGATAATATCTGTGTTAAAGAAAATGGAGATTTAATAAAGCTAGATTATATTACTAAAAAGTTTAAAGAAATCACTCAAAAATTAGGGTATGAAGATGTTCATTTTCATTGTTTGAGACATTCTTTCTCAACTAATATGTATAATGGAGGAATGGATATGAAAGAGTTACAAGCATGGTTAGGGCATTCTTCTATATCTACAACAATGGATACATAT
- a CDS encoding helix-turn-helix domain-containing protein has protein sequence MFEKYRDLAAYPDVLNLKDVANYCRISKDSARKACVDGKLKHIRIGRLYKITKENLINFLENNNE, from the coding sequence ATGTTTGAAAAATATAGAGATTTGGCAGCTTATCCAGATGTATTAAACTTAAAAGACGTGGCTAACTATTGCAGAATATCTAAAGATAGTGCTAGAAAAGCTTGTGTAGATGGAAAACTAAAACATATTCGCATTGGAAGACTTTATAAAATTACTAAAGAAAATCTTATTAATTTTTTAGAAAATAATAATGAATAG